The stretch of DNA CGCGTCGGCTCCCGGGGGTCACCTCTGTCCCCATGGACCAGTGCAGGggcctcctcctccgcctcctccatAGAGAGCTGCTCCAAAAATGACACCTTCTCCTTGATGTGCTTTCCGCCCTCACGGGCATCCAGACCCatctcttcctgtctctgtgtcacagaGTTGAGTGGGGGCACCGACTCCCCCAGCTGAAGAGGGGGCGCCACTTCCTTAACTGCAGGACTCATCCCGCCACCCCCACCTGCGTCCCCACCACGTGGGGGCTTCCCAGCGGGGCTACCCATCCCGCCTCTTCTGAGCGCCAGGGCGGATGTTACTTCTTGAGCCTCATCAGATGAAGGGATGTCACCTTGTGGTTTTTGCTGGGGAGACCCCAGACGCTCTTCTTCTTCTTGCCCGGCTTCAGGCTGCATCCGGAGAGACTGTCCTGCGTCAGCAGCGCTGGTCTTCCCCACTGGAGGGTCTTCTGTCCCTTTCCCTGCTGGAATGGGTGCCTGCTTGGAAAGCGAGCCCACGGCACAAGGAACAGTACTGGGCACTTGGGTCAAACTCTCCTTTTCCAGCTCTGGTTCAAAGAGGGGAGGCGGTTCTTCAGAACTGACCTCGCCCATGTCTGCGGAAGGCCAGTGCTCGATGGGAGTAGATGTGGAAATGGGGGCCACtatgggagaagagaaagagtagGAGCCAGAAGGAGACTCAGAGGACTGTGTCTCTGAATCACGCCCCAGTTGAGAAGGGACAGGTTTCTGGACAGAACTGGaagggagggcagagagagagagaggagagtcaGTGGAAGGAGGGGGCCTGGGTGCGGGCTGAGCCTCCGGAGACACTTCCGGTCtgcaaaaaggacaaaataaaatctGCAGGTCAGTTGCAGATGCAACGTGAGAGACAAAAGACATGTAAAAATACAGTCTTTCCAAAGgcgagaactttttttttcatattggggGCAGTACCTTGAGACGTTAAAGAAGGAACACCAATACTTAACCCACAAAAGGCACATTTTTATCACCAAGCACATCTGCCACAGAAAGGTCTGTTGCAATAGAAACAGGTAAAGATCCAAGTAAAGCAACAGCCTGCAGTCTCTTTTGGTGATAAACAAAAAGCACCTAAAAAGTGCAAAGCCGTTAAGGCGCACCACAAGGCAAGAGGCAGATTTTGAAgaggaactgtgtgtgtgtgtgtgtgtgtgtgtgtgtgtgtgtgtgtgagagagagagagagagagagagagagagagagagagagagagagaatcaaagTAGGCAGAATCTCAAAAAAAAgtctctcccaccccagcccacagGAATACTGTGACTGTGAATGTCAGTCATGCTGAGAAGCAGAACCCCGGCTCTGGCGACAAGGTGcagaggaaacacacacacacagaaccctTCCAGGCACACTTGGCAGTGGACCAAGGGTCTCCTGTGCCAGCAAACCCACGCCAAAGTGCAGGACAGATTACATCTGCCTCAAAGGGAATATGCGGGAAGGACTCACTAAACCCTGGttctgcacacaccaccaccaaaacCTGGTGTTATTCCCATACCGCGACACTTGGAATCTGCTACAAAACCAGGGCATTCCACTGTGCTCCACTTATCTCACTGAGATGAACAGACCAGTTCTATGTGCTTTTGCCAGAAGCAAAGATGTGTGCAGAGAAAATGCTTGCGGCAAAGATGTCTGGGGCAAGATGCTTACAGGGAAAATGCCGGACAGCAGGCAGACCACGCCTGCTGGCAGTGGCCCCGGGCTGAGACGCATCACTGCAGTCTGTGCAGGTGGGCCAGGCCGGCAGGAGGGGCTGGCTAAGAACAATTTCTACAGCGACCACCACGAACCAGCAAGCAAGGTCTGTTCTAACGTAGGCCTGGCTGCTAGGCCCCCAGGACGGGCAGAGACTCACCGGGGTTTCACGGCTCTGGTCTGGGGAGCCCTGGGTGAAGGAACAGGTGGTGCAGGTGTAGCCTCAGGCTCTGGGGCAGCTTCTGGTTCTGCGATCTGAGCGTTTTCAAAGGGGTTCGGGGCTCTGCCCCGTCCAGAGACAATGGCTGCAGTCTCTTTGTCCAACCTCTTCACAGGGTCGTCCACTGGCCCCGGCTGGTCCCCCCTGGCTTTGACTGCAGCAGGGGTGCCTTCTCTCTCCTTCGCGGGGGCGGCCGGCGGGCTTTCGCCTTCACTGCCCTTAGCAGTGTCCTTCTTCCCCGTCACCAGCGAGAGCAGAGAGGACTTCTTGTTCTCCTGTTTCTTGCTCTCTTTAGCTTCCTTTGCAGCCTCCAAGGTCGTCGGAGCTGTGTTCTCCCGAAGGTCCCCGCTGACCTGCAGCCGGTAGGACAGCAGAGACATGGCCTTGAGGGAGTCCTTCGTGGAAGACTCGGGAGGCACGACACCTCCTTCCCCAGGCTCCTTCCAAGGCTGAGAGGCCAGGTTTTCTGTAGATGAGAACAAACGCTTCTTCCTGAGGccctggggggatggggaggaggacgGGGAGCTGTCCTTGGTCTCGCCCTTGGCTTCCGGCTGCTCCACGTAGACGTGGTTCCCGTTGATACAGACGTTTGAGCGGGAAAGGACGTCATTCTTAGACCGAAGGCCGCCCAGGAAGGAGAGTCCTTCCTTCTTGGGGAGGCTGGCATTTATCTGGTTCGGCTGCTTAGGATCCGCACTTGCCATGGTCTTGTGAGACAAGACTGCGGGGAGAAGAAACAAGAACCAAGGGCGTGAGGCGCGGAGGGACCGGTTGGCAGCCAGCGGGGCGGGCGGGAAGGGGGGGCTTTTGTCCCTGCATCTCTGAGTACACTTGCGGTTGTCACAGCTCGGGGGGCTGTGCTACCGGCATCCGGCGGGTGGAAGCCAGGATGCTGCTGTAGACCCTACAGAGTACAGGGAGGCTCCCATGACTGAGAATTATCTGCCCAAACTGTCAGTGGTGCTGAGGTCAAGAAACCCTGCGTGGAAGCAAGGAAGAGGGCAGCGCTCCTGGTAGAGGTGCAGAATCTGGCCAACAGTGGGGATCTGGTCATTGAAACTGAATTTCAAAATACCCAGTTAATTCAGAGTTAAGGGAACTGGATTCTTTGGCTTTCATTAGGAATGTCTTCCATGGAAGCTCAATATAAACACccaatgaattaatgaaatatcagaattaCTATAAGTTTCCATGGTTTtatccttaaattaaaaaaaaaaaaaaaccaaaaccctacGTGCATTCATTCTGTTAGCCCCCAAAGCTTGTACTAATGCACATCAGTTATAGAGCCACACATTATGCAGAAGGAATTCACACATCCCTAGAAACCAGAGGCTCAGAAACAGAGACGGCTTCCTAACCAAGACtatccatcaccatcaccaccaccttcaTAACCAGCAGCACCGTCACTTTAATAACTGAGGAGCTGAATTAAAATCTTTCTTCTaagatttgtttcttctctcccAAAGCAAAGTAGGCTAAGCTGAGGGAGAGGGgccaggtgaggaggaggaaacTCACCGTCCGAGGCAGAGGAGGACTCGTCCTCGTCCTCCCACCGGGACGGAAAGTCTCCAGGACGAAGCAGCACTTTATCTGACTTTGAGGTCGGCAGGACGGACATGGACTGGGAAAGCGGAGTTCTCTGCAGATTGGACTTGGAAAACAAGGTCTTGATCTTCGACTTCTTCTTCTTGTCTTTCGCAGGAGACTCATCATCGCTGTCAGCCGAGGGTGTCACGCTGGGGACGATGGCTGACACGGTATCTGACGCGCCATCCTTGTTCTTCCCCTTGATCTTGTCCTTCAGTTTCCCAAGTGGATTCCGAGACTTGTCCTTCATGGAAAGGTCAAACATGCTGGCGGTCATGTTGTTTCTCATAAACTGGATGTCAACTTCAATTTCTCCCcgctctttattcttctttcccgGTTTGGATTTCAAGGTATACCACCTACAAGGAGAAAGGCTGAGAGGTTACCTTtgaagtgaagagcctgaaatgaTGGTCACAGTCCCCTTACCTGGCCTTGTAACAGGGGAGAGCCAAATCTGCCTACATGCAGGAtctgttccttttactttaacctttgcttcccactGCTTTTGTTCACttaaaggatactgtctatacacaatggcctgcctcagggaaccgtGCCCCTCTGCCCAAACGTTAAACccaagtgcctttgttcagggaaacatctggacgtgtccacctgtggatggctgcgagaaagaagaaattaacacatcccctccccgaggctggccattCAGAGGACATTTGCAAAATGTGtgtcctttttactttacttcctcacctcctcctgtcTCAGTgctgtaaaagaaactggcatccaaaccctgataagatggttacTTTGCGACATTAGTCGGTCATCTTCTccgtctgctggctttctgaacaaagtcatattccttgcctgtCATGCGGCGAGCAGAGTGAGCCTGGACTCGGCAACCACCTCTCCTCTCTGCTACTAGCAGCCTCGCAGACAAaccctgtgttctcttctttggggagtgggggggtgtggtgggggagggcggAACTTGTAGTTTTATTTCTGAGAAGACATCCACTAGGCAGGATCTGATTCTGTACTGAGTACATAGTCACCTAAAATCGAGCTATGTCTAAGAATAAAATAGACATTCCATCAAACCATTTCCTATGACTGGTTTTTTCCTTCAACGGGGTAAAAATGCAAAGATCACACACAAACAGTTACGAAGGCAGAGTGCAAATTTACAAGAGAATCTCAGAGAAAAGCAAGAGTTTACAGAACAGTCCCTGCCAGGGAGTAGTGGAAACTTTAAGACAGAGCacaaaagtatttattaaagaaaagtttaaaaaagagtgaaataagccagtcgcaAAGTGACAAATATTGTATTCCATGCATGTGAGGCCCCCAGAggagtcaaattcagagacagaaaggagaagggtggctgccaggggctggggtggggtgaacTGGGAGTTAGTGTTTAAGGGGCACAGGGTGTCAGTTGGGAAAACAAAAGTTTTGAAGCTagatggtggtaatggttgcataGCAATGTGAAAGTGCTTAATGCCATGGAGCTGTACACTtacaaatagttaaaatggtcACCTTTGTTACAGAAACTGAGAGGAGGCACTCAACACCAGCTCAATAATGAGAAAAAGGATATTTCAAGCATGATTCAAGTATTTCGCTTGGTCATTTGCAAACTACTTCACGATACGGCAAATGATATTATATCAGCCCGACTCCACGGAAAGACAAACTTCAGAGAGAAGAAACCTGCCCTGGCATTTTCCATCAGGTGAACTGCAAGAATGTGAGCCCGGTGAGTGGCAGGCCCTCCACAGAACACACAACTCCAAATGCAGGACCGACCCACAGCTGCCCCGAAGTCACCCTCACACACCACAGTCTGATGCTCTTTTTGGTGACCTATTTAACAGCAGAGGGCTGTGGACTTTAAGGAAATGATGGTTTTGCCCAAATAACACAATTTCCTCTTTCACCTCAGCCTGTCTTGTTCACAGGGCAGATCACTGCCCCCACTATCTTAGCTTATTTTACACTTAAAGGGGCAGAGGGAAGCAGAAACACACTTAGAAACGTCCTCCTTTAAGTCTTACGAGAATGACATGAAGTGGATAGtatacccactttacagataagggaatCAAGGCTCACAAGTTTGGTACCTGGTACAAGGCCT from Hippopotamus amphibius kiboko isolate mHipAmp2 chromosome 10, mHipAmp2.hap2, whole genome shotgun sequence encodes:
- the RAB11FIP1 gene encoding rab11 family-interacting protein 1 isoform X1, with protein sequence MSLAASAGRGPGAVWSPTHVQVTVLQARGLRAKGPGGRSDAYAVIQVGKEKYATSVSERSLGAPVWREEATFELPPLLPAEAAPAATLQLTVLHRALLGLDKFLGRAEVDLRELHRDQGRKKTQWYTLKSKPGKKNKERGEIEVDIQFMRNNMTASMFDLSMKDKSRNPLGKLKDKIKGKNKDGASDTVSAIVPSVTPSADSDDESPAKDKKKKSKIKTLFSKSNLQRTPLSQSMSVLPTSKSDKVLLRPGDFPSRWEDEDESSSASDVLSHKTMASADPKQPNQINASLPKKEGLSFLGGLRSKNDVLSRSNVCINGNHVYVEQPEAKGETKDSSPSSSPSPQGLRKKRLFSSTENLASQPWKEPGEGGVVPPESSTKDSLKAMSLLSYRLQVSGDLRENTAPTTLEAAKEAKESKKQENKKSSLLSLVTGKKDTAKGSEGESPPAAPAKEREGTPAAVKARGDQPGPVDDPVKRLDKETAAIVSGRGRAPNPFENAQIAEPEAAPEPEATPAPPVPSPRAPQTRAVKPRPEVSPEAQPAPRPPPSTDSPLSLSALPSSSVQKPVPSQLGRDSETQSSESPSGSYSFSSPIVAPISTSTPIEHWPSADMGEVSSEEPPPLFEPELEKESLTQVPSTVPCAVGSLSKQAPIPAGKGTEDPPVGKTSAADAGQSLRMQPEAGQEEEERLGSPQQKPQGDIPSSDEAQEVTSALALRRGGMGSPAGKPPRGGDAGGGGGMSPAVKEVAPPLQLGESVPPLNSVTQRQEEMGLDAREGGKHIKEKVSFLEQLSMEEAEEEAPALVHGDRGDPREPTRQGATPGNVWDTGDSREGATVAGPPPAALATRPPHLSSKASFSGCPVRAASSGRDGPLFRSQGDDTRMAQNQSKASDHEGLLSDPLRSLQSTCEAKPPAVAYLDLSLPSIPEVASDDERGDQLEDDRRAAEVAALGGGASSPSTWPSRAELSGEASGSAGGPHDPRPGAPGAPTPASAEQATASAVQEPQPPGPGDGGEAKPVEDGRLGQPPAPALDSPVSSPPFSEPFPATRSLPSSVHSDTHHTSTAESQKKATAEGSAGKVENAGKRKPLLQAWVSPSETQPVSAPPSAAGSSAKHRLHPVKPMNTTATKVTNSSSGTATIISENFINEAMMKKYKPSDPEFAYAQLTHGELIQLVLKQKEMISKKECQVRQLEDYIDNLLVRVMEETPSILRVPSQVGKKAGRM
- the RAB11FIP1 gene encoding rab11 family-interacting protein 1 isoform X2; this translates as MSLAASAGRGPGAVWSPTHVQVTVLQARGLRAKGPGGRSDAYAVIQVGKEKYATSVSERSLGAPVWREEATFELPPLLPAEAAPAATLQLTVLHRALLGLDKFLGRAEVDLRELHRDQGRKKTQWYTLKSKPGKKNKERGEIEVDIQFMRNNMTASMFDLSMKDKSRNPLGKLKDKIKGKNKDGASDTVSAIVPSVTPSADSDDESPAKDKKKKSKIKTLFSKSNLQRTPLSQSMSVLPTSKSDKVLLRPGDFPSRWEDEDESSSASDVLSHKTMASADPKQPNQINASLPKKEGLSFLGGLRSKNDVLSRSNVCINGNHVYVEQPEAKGETKDSSPSSSPSPQGLRKKRLFSSTENLASQPWKEPGEGGVVPPESSTKDSLKAMSLLSYRLQVSGDLRENTAPTTLEAAKEAKESKKQENKKSSLLSLVTGKKDTAKGSEGESPPAAPAKEREGTPAAVKARGDQPGPVDDPVKRLDKETAAIVSGRGRAPNPFENAQIAEPEAAPEPEATPAPPVPSPRAPQTRAVKPRLHPVKPMNTTATKVTNSSSGTATIISENFINEAMMKKYKPSDPEFAYAQLTHGELIQLVLKQKEMISKKECQVRQLEDYIDNLLVRVMEETPSILRVPSQVGKKAGRM